From Candidatus Xianfuyuplasma coldseepsis:
ACAATATCCGCGACGCTGATGATCATGAAGAATACTGCGGGGAGCAGTAATAGAGCAATTAATTTTTTCATCATCGTTCCAACAACTCCCTTGAAATCTCGAGAGAAACCCGAAAGATTTGTGAATTTAATGAATAGATTACAAAGAGGAAAATACCCATAATCAACATCGTAAACATGCTGACAAAGATAACACTAAATGTTTCTCCTACTTCATAATTGTGAATTTCTTTAATCATAAAGAAGAAATAAATCGTTACCCAAATAAAGGTAAAGGTCAATGGCACACTATAAAATACCATTTCTTGATAGGTTAATACATTGCTTAATACCGTGACAACTGGCACCACCAACAACAGTGGTGTAAAACTCATTGCCGTTGCCACAAAGACATTTTTAAACGATCCTTCCCCATCACGAATCAAACAGACAAAGTAGTTCGCTACGACCCATAATGTGAGAATCAATCCTAAAATAATCAATCGATACAAGACATTAATATTAGGATCAGCTAAGAAGATATCATTGGTTACTTCAATATAAAAGACATACAATGCAGCTAATAAGATGTAAACAACGCCAGCCGTCTTGACACTAACACGGTTGTGTCGTTTGATTTCATAATAACCATCCAGTGGATGTTTAATGAAAGTTGGAATATAACTTAGTTCATCAATCACTGACACATTTTTTCGCAGATTGCGATACCATGTTTCGAGTCCTTTGGTATAATGATATTTCTTGTTCAGCAACCGTAAGAACCATCGAACAATCATCAGTAACAACAACCCGAGTATGACGGTATCCAAATGTTGTTCCATCCAGTCTTGACGAACTTGCCAATACGTATCACTAATACCCTCGTTATAGGCTGCTAAGCTGTACTCGCGCAGCGCTCCTTCATAATCGTCCTGACGAACCAATGCATTTCCGAGACCTTCATGGGCAATATCAAATACGGTCGCATATTTTAAACTATACGTCCAGAGTTCTTTGGCGAGATCTTCATCACCATCCTGATAAGCTTGTAACGCACTGTGTATGGCATTGGTAAATTCTGTTGGTTCATATACTTGTAATAAACGGTTTCCACTATCGACTATAAACAAGCGATCATTGGAATCCGCAGCAATGGACTTCGGCAAGGCCAGTAACCCAGCACGATCGACACCACGATCGGCTACATTAAAGGTAAAAATAAGTTCCCCATTTGCCGAGTATTCCGTAACCCAACCATACTCTTCAACAATAAAGACATTGCCGTAATTACCAACCCATAAATCCGTTGCTCCAGGGAATCCTGGGGCATCACTGTTAAAGTAGTTGGTACCCGATACGTTGAATTTTTTAATAACTTGTTCTTCTAACGTTGAGGTTACGGTATAGACAAATCCTTTTTCATCGATTGCAACACTACTGATGTAATCGATGTAAATATCGGAATCTTCCCGTAATTCTTCTTTTTGAACTTCGGTTAATAACAACGAACGAATTTGATCAATCAACGGCGTTCTCAGTGGATTTCCACCAAAGAATGTCATAAACTCACCATCTTCATTCAACATGATCAATCCATTGGAACTCCGAGCTCCAACGATATACATATTGCCGCGTTTATCGACAACAAGGCGTTGTGGTGCAAACGTATACCCGATTTCATCCTCACTACCTTGGAAAACGGGGGCACTCGGTTTGGATATGACTTGAATCGGTTCAATTGTTTCGGCTAGTACCGACAACTTATACACCGTTGTTTCGTCATAATCCGCCGTTGTCCACGCAAATACTTTACCAAACATTTCTTCGGTTAATGTTTTTTGGAAGACGAGTTCATCGGTAGCGATATCGACAAAGCCTATAATATCATTATTGGAAGAACTCTTACCGAGTTTTTCAATATAGTATACCGCTTCTCCAATTGGTTCATCGGTATCGGCGTCGGCAAGATATACCAAATCGCCATCACTGAGTGTTAGATTATCATTGGTTGCGCCACTTTGATCGGTGTCTGCAAACCACAGACTGTAATCACTTTCGAGTAAGTCACGATTTAACACAACTTCACGATCAAAGATGTACACGACAGCACTAAAACTATCGGCAACATAGACTTTGTCTTCGGTGACGTACACACTATTGACAGCAAAGAATGGATCGATACCTGCTTCATCGTTCCCATCGTATTCCAGTTCATCAATATAGTTTAATTGATTATCAAAAATAAACACTTTCTCATGCCCGCTATCGGTCATATACACATAATCCTCATGATCGATATAGACATATTCTAAGTTCCGGAATGGTTCCCCATCAATCTCGCTAATGGAAATACTTGGTGTATACGAGTCCGAGGTTTTAATCCATCCGTTTTCATTATCGGTTGTCCACGTATTGAACGGTGTAGCTGTTGCAAATACGCTCGTTGTCGCACTGATGAGCACTAACAGTACAACAACCCCAAACATCATCATCGTCGCGATGGATAATAATTTCTTTTTCATTATTTAATACCTGATGTTGCCATCGATGCCATCACTTTGTTTTGCATGATGATAAAAATGAGTAGATTTGGAATAAACATAATCAAGTTGGCGGCAGCACCAATCCCTGCCGTCACAACAATGTTTCCTTGTTGACTAATAACTGTGCTCATATAAAATGGTAAATTACGCAAGGCTTCCTGATCGATATAGAGATTTGATCCATCTTGGAAAGCCCATGACATTTGAAATGCTAAAATCGCCACAGTAACGAGTGCGGGACTGACAAGTGGAATCGCAATATTCCACCAAATTCGCCAGTTTCCGGCCCCATCAATTTTGGCTGCTTCGAGTAATTCTTGAGGAACATTTGTGTCCATAAATTGTTTCACTAGGAACAAGCCAACCGGCATTGCTAGTAGTGGTAAAATATGGGCCCAATAGGTATTGTATATCCCAATGTTAATCAAAATCAAGAATCGTGGAATCGCCACAGCGATTGGGACAAACATCAAACTGTATTGATTGATTTTATTCAATACATATTTTCCTTTAAATTCCAGTT
This genomic window contains:
- a CDS encoding carbohydrate ABC transporter permease, translated to MARSGITFNPDRYNKDQNGFHAFLIILSIFMGSPIVFLFNHAFKPFSELFMYPPRFFVRNPTLENFTRLIAFSQESGIPISRYIFNSVYTTIAVVVLSIMLSSLAAFALSKLEFKGKYVLNKINQYSLMFVPIAVAIPRFLILINIGIYNTYWAHILPLLAMPVGLFLVKQFMDTNVPQELLEAAKIDGAGNWRIWWNIAIPLVSPALVTVAILAFQMSWAFQDGSNLYIDQEALRNLPFYMSTVISQQGNIVVTAGIGAAANLIMFIPNLLIFIIMQNKVMASMATSGIK
- a CDS encoding YIP1 family protein, encoding MKKKLLSIATMMMFGVVVLLVLISATTSVFATATPFNTWTTDNENGWIKTSDSYTPSISISEIDGEPFRNLEYVYIDHEDYVYMTDSGHEKVFIFDNQLNYIDELEYDGNDEAGIDPFFAVNSVYVTEDKVYVADSFSAVVYIFDREVVLNRDLLESDYSLWFADTDQSGATNDNLTLSDGDLVYLADADTDEPIGEAVYYIEKLGKSSSNNDIIGFVDIATDELVFQKTLTEEMFGKVFAWTTADYDETTVYKLSVLAETIEPIQVISKPSAPVFQGSEDEIGYTFAPQRLVVDKRGNMYIVGARSSNGLIMLNEDGEFMTFFGGNPLRTPLIDQIRSLLLTEVQKEELREDSDIYIDYISSVAIDEKGFVYTVTSTLEEQVIKKFNVSGTNYFNSDAPGFPGATDLWVGNYGNVFIVEEYGWVTEYSANGELIFTFNVADRGVDRAGLLALPKSIAADSNDRLFIVDSGNRLLQVYEPTEFTNAIHSALQAYQDGDEDLAKELWTYSLKYATVFDIAHEGLGNALVRQDDYEGALREYSLAAYNEGISDTYWQVRQDWMEQHLDTVILGLLLLMIVRWFLRLLNKKYHYTKGLETWYRNLRKNVSVIDELSYIPTFIKHPLDGYYEIKRHNRVSVKTAGVVYILLAALYVFYIEVTNDIFLADPNINVLYRLIILGLILTLWVVANYFVCLIRDGEGSFKNVFVATAMSFTPLLLVVPVVTVLSNVLTYQEMVFYSVPLTFTFIWVTIYFFFMIKEIHNYEVGETFSVIFVSMFTMLIMGIFLFVIYSLNSQIFRVSLEISRELLER